A genomic segment from Brevundimonas sp. SORGH_AS_0993 encodes:
- a CDS encoding NAD(P)/FAD-dependent oxidoreductase, which produces MTGTSFDVLVIGAGAAGMMAALEAGRRGRRVLVVDHADRPGEKIRISGGGRCNFTNLGCGPANFLGENSRFATSALRRFTQHDFVKRIDKAGIAWQEKTLGQLFCDGSAKQIVRMLTDDMAAAGVTLTMKTGVTRLARGADGFIVNLTDGSQVAAASLVVATGGKSIPKMGATGWAYEVARQFDIRVTETRPALVPLTFEAGLLETLKPLAGVAVEARISTASSRPKGGRPAFNEAMLFTHRGLSGPAILQISSYWREGEAIVACMAPGRDVFEELRAAKAANGRQAVHTALGHIVPRRLAESLCEREGASGNLADAPDKLLRRLDQAVNGWTVKPVGSEGYRTAEVTLGGVDTAALDQQTMQAKSVPDLFFVGEAVDVTGWLGGYNFQWAWSSGWAAGQVC; this is translated from the coding sequence ATGACGGGGACGTCCTTCGACGTCCTCGTCATCGGCGCCGGGGCGGCGGGGATGATGGCGGCCCTGGAGGCGGGCCGACGCGGCCGGCGGGTTCTGGTCGTGGATCACGCCGACCGGCCGGGCGAGAAGATCCGCATTTCCGGCGGCGGACGCTGCAACTTCACCAATCTGGGCTGCGGGCCGGCGAACTTCCTGGGCGAGAATTCCCGGTTCGCCACCTCGGCCCTGCGCCGCTTCACCCAGCACGACTTCGTCAAACGCATCGATAAGGCGGGCATCGCCTGGCAAGAGAAGACGCTGGGCCAGCTGTTCTGCGACGGCAGCGCCAAGCAGATCGTGCGTATGCTGACCGACGACATGGCGGCCGCGGGCGTGACCTTGACGATGAAGACCGGCGTGACCCGTCTGGCCCGCGGCGCCGACGGCTTCATAGTCAATCTGACCGACGGCTCCCAGGTCGCGGCGGCGTCGCTGGTCGTAGCGACCGGCGGCAAGTCGATTCCCAAGATGGGGGCGACGGGCTGGGCCTATGAGGTCGCGCGCCAGTTCGACATCCGCGTCACCGAGACGCGGCCGGCCCTGGTCCCCCTGACGTTCGAGGCGGGCCTGCTGGAAACGCTGAAGCCGCTGGCGGGGGTGGCTGTGGAGGCGCGCATATCCACGGCCTCAAGCCGCCCGAAGGGCGGCAGGCCCGCTTTCAATGAAGCGATGCTGTTCACCCATCGGGGGCTCAGCGGCCCGGCCATCCTGCAGATCAGCTCCTACTGGCGCGAGGGTGAGGCCATCGTCGCCTGCATGGCGCCGGGGCGCGACGTGTTCGAGGAGCTGCGCGCCGCCAAGGCCGCCAACGGCCGACAGGCCGTGCACACGGCCCTGGGCCATATCGTGCCGCGCCGCCTGGCCGAAAGCCTGTGCGAACGCGAGGGCGCCTCGGGAAACCTGGCCGACGCTCCCGACAAGCTGCTGCGTCGGCTGGATCAGGCGGTCAACGGCTGGACGGTCAAGCCCGTCGGGTCGGAGGGCTATCGCACCGCCGAAGTGACCCTGGGCGGCGTCGACACGGCGGCGCTGGACCAGCAGACGATGCAGGCCAAAAGCGTGCCCGACCTGTTCTTCGTCGGCGAGGCGGTGGATGTGACCGGCTGGCTGGGCGGCTATAATTTTCAGTGGGCCTGGTCTTCCGGCTGGGCCGCCGGACAGGTCTGCTAA
- a CDS encoding HPr family phosphocarrier protein — protein sequence MTVSATLNICNTRGLHARASAKFVKLASGFDSEIHVTRDGVTVDARSIMGLLMLGAGIGCTIDVTAEGEDAEEAMAALTDLVARKFDEDQ from the coding sequence ATGACCGTCAGCGCCACCCTGAACATCTGCAACACGCGCGGCCTGCACGCCCGCGCCTCGGCCAAGTTCGTCAAACTGGCCTCCGGCTTCGACAGCGAAATCCACGTCACCCGCGACGGGGTGACGGTGGACGCCCGCTCGATCATGGGCCTGTTGATGCTGGGCGCCGGCATCGGCTGCACCATCGACGTCACGGCCGAGGGCGAGGACGCCGAAGAGGCGATGGCCGCCCTGACCGACCTGGTCGCGCGCAAGTTCGACGAGGATCAGTGA
- a CDS encoding stimulus-sensing domain-containing protein — translation MASATATARADPAAPREGKVRPGRRPLIRFGGSRLGGFILALNLLSLLILFGGALALNEWNRGLVQARQESLKAQAELLGNVLGQLSITKGEPTPELDVQEAARWLRDNFVPAGQRVRLYDINGLPLIDSYQVTENIPGQPLPPAHPAGTPPPSDLKDRIARNVHQKDAADREVTAEVERALAGEPQTTVRRNESGDRVVSVSIPIRHVRQVLGVMTLEAGNVDQILSAQRRALVPFALVALAVNLLASLLLHLFVARPIMRLSAAADQVKLQRARAISLPDLEDRRDEIGDLARSLESMTDTLSTRMDAIERFAADVSHEIKNPLTSIRSALETLPLVKTDAQRETLTGLLQQDVRRLDRLITDISNASRLDAELSRDRPRPIELNQLLADIVGVYDTTAKPGDIPVRLTAPAEALQVMGRDGPLGQVFRNLIDNARSFSPPGGEVRVELDRGESDRPIRVRVEDDGPGVPPDNLETVFERFYTSRPKGAAFGSNSGLGLSIVRQIVEAHGGRVWAENRTRDGRIVGALFEINLPAFDPVLPGRRP, via the coding sequence ATGGCGTCGGCTACCGCTACCGCGAGAGCTGATCCCGCCGCGCCGCGCGAGGGGAAGGTCCGGCCCGGCCGACGTCCGCTGATCCGTTTTGGCGGGTCGCGGCTGGGCGGCTTCATCCTGGCGCTGAACCTGCTCAGTCTGTTGATCCTGTTCGGCGGCGCCCTGGCGCTTAACGAATGGAATCGCGGTCTGGTCCAGGCGCGCCAGGAATCGCTGAAGGCCCAGGCCGAGCTGTTGGGCAATGTGCTGGGCCAGCTCAGCATCACCAAGGGCGAACCGACGCCGGAACTGGACGTGCAGGAGGCCGCCCGGTGGCTGCGCGACAACTTCGTGCCGGCCGGTCAGCGGGTGCGGCTATACGACATCAACGGCCTGCCGCTGATCGACAGCTATCAGGTGACGGAGAACATTCCGGGCCAGCCCCTGCCGCCCGCCCATCCGGCGGGCACGCCGCCGCCGTCGGACCTGAAGGACCGGATCGCCCGCAACGTCCACCAGAAGGACGCCGCCGACCGCGAAGTGACCGCCGAGGTCGAACGCGCCCTGGCCGGAGAGCCCCAGACCACCGTGCGCCGCAACGAATCCGGCGACCGGGTCGTGTCCGTTTCCATCCCCATCCGCCATGTCCGCCAGGTCCTGGGCGTGATGACGCTGGAGGCGGGCAACGTCGATCAGATCCTGAGCGCCCAGCGCCGCGCCCTTGTGCCCTTCGCCCTGGTGGCCCTTGCGGTGAACCTTTTGGCGTCTCTGTTGCTGCATCTGTTCGTGGCGCGTCCCATCATGCGTCTGTCGGCGGCGGCGGATCAGGTGAAGCTGCAACGCGCGCGCGCCATCTCCCTGCCCGATCTGGAGGATCGCCGCGACGAGATCGGTGACTTGGCCCGGTCGCTGGAATCCATGACCGACACCCTGTCCACGCGGATGGACGCCATCGAACGGTTCGCCGCCGACGTCTCGCACGAGATCAAGAACCCCCTGACCTCGATCCGCTCGGCGCTGGAGACCCTGCCCCTGGTCAAGACCGACGCCCAGCGCGAGACGCTGACCGGCCTGTTGCAGCAGGACGTGCGGCGGCTGGACCGGCTGATCACCGACATCTCCAACGCCTCGCGCCTGGACGCCGAACTGTCGCGCGATCGCCCGCGTCCGATCGAACTGAACCAGCTGCTGGCCGACATCGTCGGCGTCTATGACACCACGGCCAAGCCCGGCGACATTCCCGTGCGGCTGACCGCGCCGGCCGAGGCCCTGCAGGTCATGGGGCGCGACGGGCCCTTGGGTCAGGTGTTCCGCAACCTGATCGACAACGCCCGCTCCTTCAGCCCGCCGGGCGGCGAGGTGCGCGTGGAGCTGGACCGGGGCGAGAGCGACCGGCCGATCCGCGTGCGGGTCGAGGACGACGGCCCCGGCGTTCCGCCCGACAATCTGGAGACGGTGTTCGAGCGGTTCTACACCTCGCGGCCCAAGGGGGCGGCCTTCGGCTCCAACTCGGGCCTGGGCCTGTCCATCGTGCGCCAGATCGTCGAGGCCCACGGCGGGCGCGTCTGGGCCGAGAACCGGACCCGGGACGGCCGGATCGTCGGCGCCCTGTTCGAGATCAATCTGCCCGCCTTCGATCCTGTCCTGCCCGGTCGGCGGCCGTGA
- a CDS encoding HPr kinase/phosphorylase: MTARSPIHATAVALRCRGAWKAVLILGRSGAGKSDLALRLIDRGWRLISDDYTRVWASGGALHAAAPETIAGRIEARGVGIVTAPTWPVARVVLAVEAEQTPSERLPEPVTRRIDGVAVPLLTLDLGRGSTVAKVAAALQTL; the protein is encoded by the coding sequence GTGACGGCCCGGTCGCCCATCCACGCCACCGCCGTCGCCCTGCGATGCCGGGGCGCCTGGAAGGCGGTGCTGATCCTGGGCCGATCCGGCGCGGGCAAGAGCGACCTGGCCCTGCGGCTGATCGACAGGGGCTGGCGTCTGATCAGCGACGACTACACGCGCGTCTGGGCCTCGGGCGGCGCCCTCCATGCCGCAGCGCCCGAGACCATCGCCGGGCGGATCGAGGCGCGGGGGGTGGGAATCGTGACCGCCCCGACCTGGCCCGTGGCCCGCGTGGTGCTGGCGGTCGAGGCGGAACAGACGCCGTCCGAGCGGCTGCCCGAACCCGTAACCCGGCGGATAGACGGGGTGGCAGTCCCCCTGCTGACCCTGGACCTCGGACGGGGCTCGACCGTCGCCAAGGTCGCAGCCGCGTTGCAGACGCTTTGA
- a CDS encoding PTS sugar transporter subunit IIA, translating into MIGLVIVTHGGLASEFLSAMEHVVGPQRGVAAICIGPDDDMERRRRDIVDAAAAVDDGDGVILLTDMFGGTPSNLAISVMEQTRAEVIAGLNLPMLIKLASVRGRETLEACVAHAQDAGRKYISVASWVLAGEK; encoded by the coding sequence ATGATCGGTCTGGTCATCGTCACCCACGGCGGGCTGGCGTCTGAGTTTCTTTCGGCGATGGAGCATGTGGTCGGCCCGCAGCGCGGGGTCGCGGCCATCTGCATCGGGCCGGACGACGACATGGAGCGCCGCCGCCGCGACATCGTCGATGCGGCGGCGGCCGTGGACGACGGCGACGGCGTCATCCTGCTGACCGACATGTTCGGCGGCACCCCGTCCAACCTGGCCATTTCGGTGATGGAGCAGACCCGCGCCGAGGTCATCGCGGGCCTGAACCTGCCCATGCTGATCAAACTGGCCAGCGTGCGCGGGCGCGAGACGCTGGAAGCCTGCGTCGCCCACGCCCAGGACGCCGGGCGCAAATACATCTCGGTCGCCTCGTGGGTGCTCGCGGGCGAAAAATGA
- a CDS encoding response regulator transcription factor, which produces MANITLVDDDENIVASVSLALESHGHKITAYHDGASGLAALESTPPDLAILDVKMPRMDGMEVLRRLRQTSQIPVIMLTSKDEEIDEILGFNLGADDYIHKPFSQRLLIERVKALLRRTGADGIEAEPSAEVSGKAIKRGKLSMDPARHESTWDGKPVKLTVTEFLLLQALAQRPGFVKSRDNLMDAAYDDQVYVDDRTIDSHVKRMRKKFRAVDPEFDAIETLYGVGYRYRES; this is translated from the coding sequence TTGGCCAACATCACCCTGGTCGACGACGACGAAAACATCGTGGCGTCCGTCTCGCTGGCCCTGGAAAGCCACGGCCACAAGATCACGGCCTATCACGACGGGGCCTCGGGGCTCGCCGCCCTGGAATCGACGCCGCCCGATCTGGCCATTCTGGACGTCAAGATGCCGCGCATGGACGGGATGGAGGTGCTGCGTCGGCTGCGTCAGACCTCGCAGATCCCGGTCATCATGCTGACGTCCAAGGACGAGGAGATCGACGAGATTCTGGGTTTCAACCTGGGGGCCGACGACTACATCCACAAACCCTTCAGCCAGCGCCTGCTGATCGAGCGGGTGAAGGCCCTGCTGCGTCGCACGGGCGCCGACGGGATCGAGGCCGAGCCCTCGGCCGAGGTGTCGGGCAAGGCGATCAAGCGCGGCAAGCTGTCGATGGACCCGGCGCGCCACGAATCCACCTGGGACGGCAAGCCGGTGAAGCTGACCGTCACCGAATTCCTGCTGCTCCAGGCCCTGGCCCAGCGCCCCGGCTTCGTGAAGAGCCGCGACAATCTGATGGACGCCGCCTACGACGATCAGGTCTATGTCGACGACCGCACCATCGACAGCCACGTCAAGCGGATGCGCAAGAAGTTCCGCGCCGTGGACCCCGAGTTCGACGCGATCGAGACCCTGTATGGCGTCGGCTACCGCTACCGCGAGAGCTGA
- a CDS encoding phytase produces the protein MRPVPVPVRALARVSAVAALTLLGACATHEVDFQGEGDGVVGRGAVVHALLETPPVGQPGQDAADDPAVWASARPVRVKGVATPGFVAGTDKKAGLYIYGLDGRVLQFLPEGLLNNVDVVEGLSIGGRPQVVLGASDRTPGRVGVALYRFDPAATSADNAVQSWGSIRTDVVEPYGFCFARRGDQVHAVLVGHEGELRQYVLGVDAAGQPTAREVRRAEIGSISEGCAADEASGALFVNEENVGLWRYDLDPASGAARTLIQPIAKDILVADAEGLTTITDASGRYLIASSQGDSAFPVWRIDAGAPQYKGRFVVKDGTVDGVTGADGLAAAGGVVGPFPEGVVVIQDDVNDGGGQNFKYVDWRDIRRALGL, from the coding sequence ATGCGCCCCGTTCCCGTTCCCGTCCGCGCCCTGGCCCGAGTCTCGGCCGTCGCCGCCCTGACCCTGCTCGGCGCCTGCGCCACGCACGAGGTCGATTTCCAGGGCGAGGGCGACGGGGTGGTGGGGCGCGGCGCCGTGGTCCACGCCTTGTTGGAGACGCCGCCGGTCGGACAGCCCGGCCAGGACGCCGCGGACGACCCCGCCGTGTGGGCCTCGGCGCGCCCGGTCCGGGTGAAAGGCGTGGCCACGCCGGGCTTTGTCGCCGGCACTGACAAGAAGGCGGGTCTCTATATCTATGGGCTGGACGGGCGGGTCCTGCAGTTCCTGCCCGAAGGTCTGCTGAACAATGTGGACGTGGTCGAGGGCCTGTCGATCGGCGGCCGGCCGCAGGTCGTCCTGGGCGCCAGCGACCGCACGCCGGGCAGGGTGGGCGTCGCCCTCTATCGTTTCGATCCCGCCGCGACCTCGGCCGACAACGCCGTCCAGTCCTGGGGCTCGATCCGCACCGACGTGGTGGAACCGTATGGCTTCTGCTTCGCCCGGCGCGGCGATCAGGTCCACGCGGTTCTGGTGGGCCACGAAGGCGAGCTGCGACAATATGTCCTGGGGGTCGACGCCGCCGGCCAACCCACGGCCCGCGAGGTGCGCCGGGCCGAGATCGGCTCCATCTCCGAAGGCTGCGCCGCCGACGAGGCTTCGGGCGCCCTGTTCGTCAACGAGGAGAACGTCGGCCTGTGGCGCTATGATCTGGACCCGGCCTCGGGCGCGGCCCGCACCCTGATCCAGCCCATAGCCAAGGACATTCTGGTCGCCGACGCCGAGGGCCTGACCACCATAACCGACGCCTCGGGCCGCTATCTGATCGCCTCCAGCCAGGGCGATTCCGCCTTCCCCGTCTGGCGCATCGACGCCGGCGCTCCCCAGTACAAGGGCCGGTTTGTGGTCAAGGACGGGACGGTCGACGGCGTCACCGGCGCCGACGGCCTGGCGGCGGCCGGCGGCGTGGTCGGCCCCTTCCCCGAGGGCGTCGTGGTCATCCAGGACGACGTCAACGACGGCGGCGGCCAGAACTTCAAATACGTCGACTGGCGCGACATCCGCCGGGCGCTGGGGCTGTAA
- a CDS encoding TonB-dependent receptor: MASSPCRRRRPDRSFLDVRYLGLPSASQTVVTTPGQDANVAIVLGAATATQVADVIVTGVITDGVARSLNQQKNADGTVNVLSADAIGRYPDPNVAESLQRVQGIAIQRDQGEGRYINVRGAPAAFTAVSVDGVAIPAVSPTTRAVDLDTLPSDIVSTVEVSKTLRPSQDADSIAGAVDIKTRSPFDKRRLAVSGYAGGSYNDYGGSDSRAGATVSNVFGPDHTFGALLSVSYSETNRRPDNVENAWIFDDRQTIGSGAKAKANPAYNHYVLDEALFKDYETKRTRTAVTGALEWRPDDALRAWVRGSFAEFNDDEYRDTLRFTYSDGVATGTVTDQAATYEGASIHKALRHREQDNKITTLNTGGEYTFGNGAVWDATLAWARSEQTYPHRDEVVYRSNDPQKINYDTTDHYAPTYSPFASTYYSTPANFTFRENTFRSNDTNQEDVSFKTNYELPTIIAGREVTLKFGAKYSTRDVSADEERYRDRTKTSPVNPGALADLLSGRPSRNYDYDLGVKFDHGLATDYLNGIRATSTTAASRRTPQSVTADYTANEDILAGYGQARFDIGATNVLLGLRVEKTDFEGGATSVSATNVQMPVSVKRDQTDFFPNLTLRHSFSDHLIGRFALTRAISRPDYADIVPRVLETTDSGKTTVTRGNPDLKPTLSNNLDLGLEYYLRPLGVISANAFYKDLSNYRFTLVTDGVPYVTPTTTVAQVTEARNARDGHLAGVEFNWQQTFDFLPGWASGLGLFANYTLTDAEIKTSRAFAGRDAFALPGQSDATYNAALFYEKYGFSARLSYTHRGDFLEAINATNPGLDLWVEGRGQLDFTSSYDFGNGIELFGEAKNLTDSAGVRYYGVKERTYEYEKFGYNVFVGLRFKL, from the coding sequence ATGGCGAGTTCACCCTGCCGGCGGCGACGACCGGATCGGTCATTCCTGGACGTCCGCTACCTGGGCCTGCCCTCGGCCAGCCAGACGGTCGTGACCACGCCAGGCCAGGACGCCAACGTCGCCATCGTCCTGGGCGCCGCGACGGCGACCCAGGTGGCCGACGTGATCGTAACCGGCGTCATCACCGACGGCGTGGCCCGCTCGCTGAACCAGCAGAAGAACGCCGACGGCACGGTCAACGTCCTGTCGGCCGACGCCATCGGCCGCTATCCCGACCCGAACGTGGCCGAAAGCCTGCAACGTGTGCAGGGCATCGCCATCCAGCGCGACCAGGGCGAAGGCCGCTACATCAACGTGCGTGGCGCGCCGGCCGCCTTCACCGCCGTGTCGGTCGACGGGGTCGCCATTCCGGCCGTGTCGCCGACCACCCGCGCGGTCGATCTGGACACCCTGCCCTCGGACATCGTCTCGACGGTGGAGGTCTCCAAGACCTTGCGTCCCAGCCAGGACGCCGATTCCATCGCCGGCGCCGTGGACATCAAGACCCGCTCGCCCTTCGACAAGCGCCGCCTGGCGGTCAGCGGCTACGCCGGCGGCAGCTATAACGACTACGGCGGTTCGGACAGCCGCGCGGGCGCGACCGTCTCCAACGTCTTCGGCCCCGACCACACCTTCGGCGCCCTTTTGTCGGTCAGCTATTCCGAAACCAACCGCCGTCCGGACAATGTCGAGAATGCGTGGATCTTCGATGACCGGCAGACGATCGGAAGCGGCGCCAAGGCCAAGGCAAACCCTGCCTATAACCACTATGTCCTCGATGAAGCGCTGTTCAAGGACTATGAGACGAAACGCACCCGCACAGCGGTCACGGGCGCTCTGGAGTGGCGGCCCGACGACGCGCTTCGGGCCTGGGTCAGGGGGTCGTTCGCCGAGTTCAACGACGACGAGTACCGCGACACCTTGCGCTTCACCTATTCGGACGGCGTCGCCACGGGCACGGTGACGGATCAGGCCGCGACCTACGAGGGCGCATCTATCCACAAGGCTTTGCGTCACCGTGAGCAGGACAACAAGATCACCACCCTGAACACGGGCGGCGAATACACCTTCGGCAATGGCGCGGTCTGGGACGCTACACTGGCGTGGGCCCGCAGCGAACAGACCTATCCCCACCGTGACGAGGTCGTCTATCGCTCGAACGATCCTCAGAAGATCAACTACGACACGACCGACCACTATGCGCCGACCTATTCGCCGTTCGCCTCGACCTACTATTCGACGCCGGCGAACTTCACCTTCCGCGAGAATACGTTCCGCAGCAACGACACCAACCAGGAAGACGTGTCGTTCAAGACGAACTACGAATTGCCGACGATCATCGCCGGACGGGAAGTGACGCTGAAGTTCGGCGCCAAATATTCGACCCGCGACGTGTCGGCGGACGAGGAACGCTATCGCGACCGCACCAAGACGTCGCCGGTGAACCCCGGCGCGCTGGCCGATCTGCTCAGCGGTCGCCCGTCGCGCAACTATGACTATGACCTGGGCGTGAAGTTCGATCACGGCCTGGCCACAGACTATCTGAACGGCATCCGCGCCACCTCCACCACGGCGGCGTCGCGCCGCACGCCCCAGTCCGTCACCGCCGACTATACCGCCAACGAAGACATTCTGGCCGGTTATGGCCAGGCCAGGTTCGACATCGGCGCCACCAATGTCCTGCTTGGCCTGCGCGTCGAAAAGACCGATTTCGAAGGCGGCGCGACCAGCGTGAGCGCCACGAACGTCCAGATGCCGGTTTCGGTCAAGCGCGACCAGACGGACTTCTTCCCCAACCTGACGCTGCGCCACAGCTTCAGCGATCATCTGATCGGCCGGTTCGCCCTGACGCGGGCCATCTCACGCCCCGACTACGCCGACATCGTGCCGCGCGTGCTGGAGACGACCGACAGCGGCAAGACGACCGTGACGCGCGGCAATCCCGACCTCAAGCCGACTCTGTCCAACAACCTCGACCTGGGCCTGGAATACTATCTGCGTCCGCTGGGCGTGATTTCGGCCAACGCCTTCTACAAGGACCTGTCGAACTACCGCTTCACCCTGGTCACGGACGGTGTGCCCTATGTGACCCCGACCACCACGGTCGCCCAGGTGACGGAGGCCCGCAATGCGCGCGACGGGCATCTGGCGGGCGTCGAGTTCAACTGGCAGCAGACATTCGACTTCCTGCCGGGCTGGGCCTCGGGCTTGGGCCTATTCGCCAACTACACCCTGACGGACGCGGAGATCAAAACCAGCCGCGCCTTCGCCGGCCGCGACGCCTTCGCCCTGCCGGGCCAGTCGGATGCGACCTACAACGCCGCCCTGTTCTACGAGAAGTACGGCTTCAGCGCCCGCCTGTCGTACACCCATCGCGGCGACTTCCTGGAGGCGATCAACGCCACCAACCCCGGCCTGGATCTGTGGGTCGAAGGGCGCGGTCAGCTGGACTTCACCTCCAGCTACGACTTCGGCAACGGGATCGAACTGTTCGGCGAGGCCAAGAACCTGACCGACAGCGCGGGCGTCCGCTACTACGGCGTCAAGGAGCGGACCTACGAGTACGAGAAGTTCGGCTACAACGTCTTCGTGGGCCTGCGCTTCAAGCTGTAG